The following are from one region of the Blastocatellia bacterium genome:
- the galT gene encoding galactose-1-phosphate uridylyltransferase codes for MVWEERWHPLREEWVIVAAHRQNRPWIGETVTHEDESLPEYLSDCYLCPGNRRVSGAVNPAYEQTFVFDNDHPCVGPAAPAEGPPPAGIYRRRPAHGIARVVCYSPRHNLTLAELAPAEIETLLTVWQEQYVDLGSRPGVDHVLVFENKGEVVGVSNPHPHCQIYATNFVFKTIETEARASRRHFAETGRALFQDILRAEHEDGRRIIYENDSAIVFMPYFARYAYEVFVAPKQTHPSLAALSNDERRDFAEALKRALVKFDNLWQMPFPYVMPLHQAPTDGGDYPGFHFHIEFHPPLRKPNLLKYLAGPEIGGGNFLSDTAPEEKAAELRAQPDTHYKQAARESL; via the coding sequence GTGGTCTGGGAAGAACGATGGCATCCGCTGCGCGAGGAATGGGTGATCGTCGCGGCGCACCGGCAGAACCGCCCGTGGATTGGCGAAACCGTCACTCACGAAGACGAGTCGTTGCCGGAATACCTCAGTGATTGCTATCTCTGCCCCGGCAACCGGCGGGTGAGCGGCGCGGTTAATCCCGCTTACGAACAGACGTTCGTGTTTGACAACGACCATCCGTGCGTCGGCCCTGCCGCGCCGGCTGAAGGCCCGCCGCCCGCGGGCATCTATCGCCGCCGCCCGGCGCACGGCATCGCCCGCGTCGTCTGTTACAGCCCCCGACACAACCTGACGCTCGCGGAGCTTGCGCCGGCAGAGATTGAAACGCTGCTCACGGTCTGGCAAGAACAATATGTTGACCTCGGCAGCCGCCCGGGCGTCGATCACGTCCTCGTCTTCGAGAACAAAGGCGAAGTCGTCGGCGTTTCGAATCCGCACCCGCATTGCCAAATTTACGCCACCAACTTTGTCTTCAAAACCATCGAGACCGAGGCGCGCGCCAGCCGCCGTCACTTCGCAGAAACGGGCCGCGCTCTCTTTCAAGACATCCTCAGAGCCGAACACGAGGATGGCCGCCGCATCATCTACGAAAACGACTCGGCCATCGTCTTTATGCCCTACTTTGCGCGCTACGCTTACGAAGTCTTCGTCGCGCCCAAACAGACGCATCCGAGTCTCGCGGCGTTATCAAACGATGAGCGGCGCGACTTTGCCGAAGCATTGAAGCGGGCGCTGGTGAAATTCGACAACCTCTGGCAGATGCCGTTCCCTTACGTGATGCCGCTACATCAAGCGCCCACGGATGGCGGCGATTACCCGGGCTTTCATTTTCACATCGAATTCCACCCGCCGCTGCGCAAGCCGAATCTGTTGAAGTACCTGGCCGGCCCCGAAATCGGCGGCGGCAATTTTCTGAGCGACACCGCGCCCGAAGAGAAAGCCGCCGAGCTGCGCGCCCAGCCCGATACTCATTACAAGCAAGCGGCAAGGGAGAGTTTGTAA
- a CDS encoding sugar ABC transporter ATP-binding protein, whose amino-acid sequence MADAVLEMRGVTKRFPGVVALNAVDLDVYAAEVVALIGENGAGKSTLMKIIGGVYQPDAGHLRINGQPVVIHSVSDAIRLGIGFIHQELNVLDNLDVASNIFMGREPVRGGPLRLIDRRRMEREAQVYIERLGLNVTPRTPLDKLSIAQKQLVEIAKALSQNARILIMDEPTSSLTLTETGRLLAVVKELRAQGVSMIYISHRLGEIEEVADRVVALRDGQNAGRLGREEIHHDQMVRLMVGRELNTFYVHSDAEKQPGYFAIDNLRTARYPDSPVSLEVAKGEILGMAGLVGAGRSEVAQAVFGTDPAAGGALRLDGKPLVIRSAEDAIRHGIYLIPEDRRNSGLVIDMTIRENITMPALARYASGGLIQRDRERDRAAEMSKRLNVKAPSVEERVGNLSGGNQQKVVLAKWLSLQPRVLIFDEPTRGIDVGAKAEIYALMRQLAREGVAIIMISSDMEEVLGVSDRVAVMHEGRLTGILEREACSEEAIMRLAVGKTGSAGEHQLSSL is encoded by the coding sequence ATGGCAGACGCAGTGCTGGAAATGCGCGGCGTCACCAAGCGCTTCCCCGGCGTCGTCGCGCTCAACGCCGTGGACCTGGATGTCTACGCGGCGGAAGTCGTCGCCCTGATCGGCGAGAACGGCGCCGGCAAGTCAACGCTGATGAAGATCATCGGCGGCGTCTATCAGCCGGACGCAGGCCACCTGCGCATCAATGGTCAGCCGGTGGTGATCCATTCGGTGAGTGACGCCATTCGCTTAGGCATCGGCTTCATCCATCAAGAGCTGAACGTTCTGGATAACCTGGATGTCGCGAGCAACATCTTCATGGGCCGCGAGCCGGTGCGCGGCGGGCCGCTGCGCTTGATTGATCGGCGGCGCATGGAGCGCGAGGCGCAAGTCTATATCGAGCGCCTGGGCCTCAACGTTACGCCGCGGACGCCGCTCGACAAGCTGTCGATTGCGCAGAAGCAACTGGTCGAGATCGCCAAGGCGTTGTCGCAAAATGCCCGCATCCTGATCATGGACGAGCCGACGTCGAGCCTGACCTTGACCGAGACCGGGCGGCTGCTCGCCGTCGTCAAGGAGCTGCGCGCTCAGGGCGTCAGCATGATCTACATCTCGCACCGCCTCGGCGAGATCGAAGAGGTTGCCGACCGCGTCGTGGCGCTGCGCGATGGCCAGAACGCCGGACGGCTCGGGCGCGAAGAGATTCATCACGACCAGATGGTGCGGCTGATGGTCGGGCGCGAGCTGAATACGTTTTACGTCCATTCGGACGCCGAAAAACAGCCGGGCTATTTCGCCATCGACAACCTGCGGACGGCGCGTTACCCGGATTCGCCGGTGTCGCTTGAGGTGGCGAAGGGCGAAATCCTCGGCATGGCCGGGCTGGTCGGCGCGGGCCGCTCGGAAGTGGCGCAGGCCGTCTTTGGCACAGACCCGGCGGCGGGCGGCGCGCTGCGGCTCGACGGCAAGCCGCTCGTCATCCGCTCGGCTGAAGACGCCATCCGCCACGGCATCTACCTGATCCCCGAAGACCGCCGCAATTCGGGATTGGTGATCGACATGACGATTCGCGAAAACATCACCATGCCGGCGCTGGCGCGTTACGCCTCGGGCGGGCTGATTCAGCGCGACCGCGAGCGCGACCGGGCGGCAGAGATGAGTAAGCGGCTGAATGTCAAAGCGCCGAGCGTCGAAGAGCGCGTCGGCAACCTGAGCGGCGGCAATCAACAGAAAGTCGTGCTGGCGAAATGGCTGTCGCTGCAACCGCGCGTGCTGATCTTTGACGAGCCGACACGCGGCATCGATGTCGGCGCGAAAGCCGAGATTTATGCGCTGATGCGTCAGCTAGCGCGCGAAGGCGTCGCCATCATCATGATCAGCAGCGACATGGAAGAGGTGCTCGGCGTCAGCGACCGCGTCGCCGTCATGCACGAGGGCCGCCTGACCGGCATCCTCGAACGCGAGGCGTGCAGCGAAGAAGCCATCATGCGCCTGGCCGTCGGCAAGACCGGCTCTGCGGGTGAACATCAACTGAGTTCGCTTTGA
- a CDS encoding toll/interleukin-1 receptor domain-containing protein, with product MGKRGVKVFISHGKQDAWLAGQIARRIQDCGASTFLDETDIPKGANFKEIIHSEITQCQEVVALFTPWSAQRFWVWAEVGAAWGQGKRIIAVLYGLTVSKLEKMGGSKGVFEDINILDINGFDKYLDELAKRIMENENA from the coding sequence ATGGGCAAGCGAGGGGTCAAAGTCTTTATCTCACATGGCAAGCAGGACGCATGGCTCGCCGGACAGATTGCTCGACGGATACAGGACTGTGGAGCCTCTACTTTCTTGGATGAGACAGACATTCCTAAAGGAGCTAACTTTAAGGAGATTATTCACAGCGAAATCACTCAGTGCCAAGAAGTCGTTGCGCTGTTTACTCCCTGGTCTGCGCAACGATTCTGGGTATGGGCTGAAGTGGGTGCCGCTTGGGGACAAGGTAAGCGCATTATAGCTGTTCTATATGGGCTGACTGTTTCAAAATTGGAGAAGATGGGTGGCAGTAAAGGCGTGTTCGAGGATATAAATATACTTGATATAAATGGTTTCGATAAATATCTGGACGAACTTGCCAAACGAATAATGGAGAATGAAAATGCGTAG
- a CDS encoding PQQ-dependent dehydrogenase, methanol/ethanol family, protein MKRRIQLALLLFALCCSFLLPAQQAQHNERSQATKKIDDAALRNADQKKADWLTHGRNYAETRFSPLQQINAANVKTLGLAWAFDAETTRGLEATPIVVDGVIYTTGSWSIVYALDARTGQLLWKYDPKVPGAYGQRACCDVVNRGVAVYKGRVYVGALDGRLIALDAATGTPVWSVVTVDQSQPYTITGAPRIVKGRVLIGNGGAEFGVRGYLSAYDADTGRLAWRFYTVPGDPSKPFESPAMARAAKTWNGEWWKIGGGGGTVWDSMAYDPELDLLYVGTGNGSPWNQNVRSPGGGDNLYLSSILALKPDSGELVWHYQTTPGENWDFTATQHIILADLDMGGRKRKVLMQAPKNGFFYVLDRVTGELLSAEAYVPMNWATGVDKKTGRPIENPAARYKDTLTIVKPGPIGGHNWQPMSFNPQTGLVYIPAQDPFFGYAGEKKFQYRPGSWNTGSDFSLLKAVPPVVPTGHLLAWDPVAQKERWRVPYKTIWNGGTLTTAGNLVFQGTADGRFVAYSADKGEKLWEVTVGTGIIAAPVTYEVDGVQYVSVMAGWGGAAALVGGVESGRANGAGMLLTFALNAKQTMPDTFSRRLQPVTPIEFTAAPEQVAAGAGLFAQWCASCHGLVGISGGATPDLRYSAASVFDHYKEILLEGKNLARGMPSFKEWLTADDVEAIRAYLLKRRADLSIKQ, encoded by the coding sequence ATGAAGCGACGCATTCAACTCGCGCTCCTGCTGTTTGCCCTTTGCTGCTCGTTCTTGCTGCCCGCGCAGCAGGCGCAACATAACGAACGCTCGCAGGCGACCAAGAAAATAGACGACGCCGCGTTGCGCAACGCCGACCAGAAGAAAGCCGATTGGCTGACGCACGGGCGCAACTATGCCGAGACGCGCTTCAGCCCGCTCCAGCAGATCAACGCCGCGAACGTCAAAACCCTCGGCCTCGCATGGGCCTTCGACGCCGAGACGACGCGCGGGTTGGAAGCGACGCCCATCGTCGTTGACGGCGTCATCTACACGACCGGGAGCTGGAGCATCGTTTATGCGCTCGATGCGCGCACGGGCCAGTTGCTCTGGAAGTACGACCCGAAGGTGCCGGGCGCGTACGGGCAGCGCGCCTGTTGCGACGTGGTCAATCGCGGCGTCGCCGTCTACAAGGGCCGAGTCTATGTCGGCGCGCTCGACGGGCGGCTGATTGCTTTGGATGCCGCCACCGGCACGCCGGTCTGGTCGGTCGTCACCGTAGACCAGTCGCAGCCTTACACGATCACCGGCGCGCCGCGCATCGTCAAAGGCCGCGTGCTGATCGGCAACGGCGGCGCCGAGTTCGGGGTCCGCGGTTACCTTTCGGCTTATGATGCCGACACAGGCCGTCTCGCATGGCGCTTCTACACCGTGCCGGGTGATCCGTCGAAGCCATTCGAGTCGCCAGCAATGGCGCGCGCCGCCAAGACCTGGAACGGCGAGTGGTGGAAGATAGGCGGCGGCGGCGGCACGGTCTGGGATTCGATGGCTTACGACCCGGAGCTCGACCTGCTCTACGTCGGCACCGGCAACGGCTCGCCGTGGAATCAAAATGTCCGCAGCCCCGGCGGCGGCGATAATCTCTATCTCTCTTCAATCCTCGCGCTCAAGCCCGACTCGGGCGAGCTGGTCTGGCACTATCAAACGACGCCGGGCGAAAACTGGGACTTCACGGCGACGCAGCACATCATCCTTGCCGACCTCGACATGGGCGGGCGCAAGCGCAAGGTGCTGATGCAAGCGCCGAAGAACGGCTTCTTCTACGTCCTCGACCGCGTGACCGGCGAGCTGCTTTCCGCCGAAGCCTATGTGCCGATGAACTGGGCGACCGGCGTTGATAAGAAGACGGGCCGGCCTATCGAAAACCCGGCGGCGCGTTACAAAGACACCTTGACCATCGTGAAGCCCGGCCCGATTGGCGGCCACAACTGGCAGCCGATGTCTTTCAACCCGCAGACCGGGCTGGTCTACATCCCTGCGCAAGACCCGTTCTTTGGTTACGCCGGCGAGAAGAAGTTTCAATATCGGCCCGGCTCGTGGAATACCGGCAGCGACTTTTCGCTATTGAAAGCGGTGCCGCCGGTCGTGCCCACGGGCCACCTGCTGGCCTGGGACCCTGTGGCGCAGAAAGAGCGCTGGCGCGTGCCCTACAAGACGATCTGGAACGGCGGCACGTTGACGACTGCCGGCAACCTCGTCTTTCAAGGCACGGCGGATGGGCGCTTCGTCGCTTACTCGGCAGACAAAGGCGAGAAGCTCTGGGAGGTGACGGTTGGCACAGGCATCATCGCCGCGCCGGTGACCTATGAAGTCGACGGTGTGCAGTACGTCTCGGTGATGGCGGGATGGGGCGGCGCGGCGGCGCTGGTCGGCGGCGTCGAAAGCGGGCGCGCCAACGGCGCAGGAATGTTGCTGACCTTTGCGCTGAACGCCAAACAGACGATGCCCGACACGTTCAGCCGGCGGCTCCAGCCGGTGACGCCGATTGAATTCACCGCCGCGCCGGAACAAGTCGCCGCCGGCGCGGGGCTGTTCGCGCAGTGGTGCGCCTCCTGTCACGGGCTGGTCGGCATCAGCGGCGGCGCGACCCCCGACCTGCGTTATTCGGCGGCGTCGGTCTTTGATCACTACAAAGAAATTCTCCTTGAAGGCAAGAACCTGGCGCGCGGCATGCCGTCGTTCAAAGAGTGGCTGACGGCGGACGACGTCGAAGCGATTCGCGCCTACCTCCTCAAGCGCCGCGCCGACCTCAGCATCAAGCAATGA
- a CDS encoding sugar-binding protein → MKLASYTRLFACLLVALLLFGCSTASKKKKLAFVTNNAANFWTIAKRGCEKADQELEDVDVEFKIPGEGTAAEQKRIIDDLLAKGIDGIAISPVDPANQTQLLNDIAKQALVFTQDSDAPQSNRACYLGTDNHAAGVQAGQLVKEALPNGGKIMVFVGKSDAQNAKERFAGLKEALQGSKVEIIDLRTDETDLVRARANVDDTLVKYADIAGLVGLWEYNGPAIFNAVKSAGKLGQVKIVCFDEADDTLAGIKSGGIYATVVQQPYEFGYQSIKLMAAVLHGDKSGVPASKQVFIPTKAIKQADVDAFIEQINKLRGRS, encoded by the coding sequence ATGAAACTCGCCTCTTACACCAGACTGTTTGCCTGCCTGCTCGTCGCGCTCTTGCTGTTCGGCTGCTCGACCGCCAGCAAAAAGAAGAAGCTCGCCTTTGTCACCAACAACGCGGCGAACTTCTGGACGATTGCCAAGCGCGGCTGCGAGAAGGCCGACCAGGAGCTAGAAGATGTAGACGTTGAATTCAAGATTCCCGGCGAAGGCACCGCCGCCGAGCAGAAGCGTATCATTGACGATCTGCTCGCCAAAGGCATAGACGGCATCGCCATCTCGCCGGTTGACCCGGCCAACCAGACGCAACTGCTCAACGACATCGCCAAGCAAGCGCTGGTCTTCACACAGGACAGCGACGCGCCGCAAAGCAACCGCGCCTGCTATCTCGGCACAGACAACCATGCCGCCGGAGTGCAAGCCGGCCAACTGGTCAAAGAGGCGCTGCCCAACGGCGGCAAGATCATGGTCTTCGTCGGCAAGAGCGACGCGCAGAACGCCAAAGAGCGTTTCGCCGGCCTGAAAGAAGCGCTGCAAGGCTCGAAGGTCGAGATCATCGATCTGCGCACGGACGAGACAGACCTGGTGCGCGCCAGGGCCAACGTTGACGATACGTTGGTCAAGTATGCAGACATCGCCGGACTGGTCGGCCTCTGGGAATACAACGGCCCGGCCATCTTTAACGCGGTCAAAAGCGCCGGCAAGCTCGGCCAGGTCAAAATCGTCTGCTTTGACGAAGCCGACGACACGCTCGCCGGCATCAAGTCGGGCGGCATCTATGCCACGGTCGTCCAGCAGCCTTACGAGTTCGGCTATCAGTCAATCAAGCTGATGGCGGCAGTGCTGCACGGCGACAAGTCAGGGGTGCCCGCAAGCAAACAGGTCTTCATCCCGACCAAGGCCATCAAGCAGGCCGACGTCGACGCCTTCATCGAGCAGATCAACAAGCTGCGAGGTCGTTCCTGA
- a CDS encoding beta-galactosidase yields MKRTLALVIIVLLAALIVPPVRAAERYQTFLFGAAYYPEHWPESYWEQDATRMQECGVNVVRMAEFAWAVMEPRKGTYDFSLFDKAIAVLARHGIKTIIGTPTATPPKWLTAEYPEVLHVNADGRPADDQSRRHICYNSAVYRDYTRRIVEAMVQHFKDNPNIIGWQIDNELNCENHECYSEPCAVAFRAWLKQKYGTLNALNERWGTRVWSQWYTDWQQIKLPRQTMSFHNPGLMLDFKRFGSDSADSYKSLQVALIRRQLPQAFITTNGVFKGIDYYQFARDLDLYSYDSYPTFSDVPQYGNGASYTATRGFNGRWMIMEQQTGPGGQTYLLRSPRPGEMNLWAWQAIAHGADGMLHFRWRTARRGAEEYWSGVLEHDNIPRARYQEFKKEGAEINKVGKAILGSQIVSDIAVIKDFEAEWVFDHQYFTHEVNVAASVGCFFQAASEMKYNIDFIPPAADFSKYKIIFGPQLVLMDDALAAKIKRFVEQGGTFVMSAHSAVKDRDNAMTERIVPILLDDLFGVERDEFNCYQPPSRGKNDLSFEDGAMVPVNVFADVLQPKSAQVIATWNRDYLKGRVAATEKRVGRGKAVYYGSFFNTDAARYLLKRYAAEQNLRPLFTGLPKEVEVTRRTKDGVSYTFILNHASEPVTLNIGAGYYDLLADRASPATVTLKAFEYRVLRK; encoded by the coding sequence ATGAAAAGGACACTCGCTTTGGTCATCATCGTTCTGCTGGCTGCGCTCATCGTTCCGCCGGTGCGCGCCGCCGAGCGCTATCAGACGTTTCTCTTCGGCGCCGCCTACTACCCGGAGCACTGGCCCGAAAGTTATTGGGAGCAGGACGCCACGCGCATGCAGGAATGCGGCGTCAACGTCGTGCGCATGGCCGAGTTCGCCTGGGCCGTCATGGAACCTCGGAAAGGCACCTATGACTTTTCACTGTTCGACAAAGCCATCGCCGTGCTGGCCCGTCACGGCATCAAGACGATCATCGGCACGCCGACGGCAACGCCGCCGAAATGGCTGACCGCGGAGTACCCCGAAGTCCTGCACGTCAACGCCGACGGGCGGCCCGCCGACGATCAATCGCGCCGCCACATCTGCTACAACAGCGCGGTCTATCGCGACTACACGCGCCGCATCGTCGAAGCGATGGTCCAGCATTTCAAAGACAACCCCAACATTATCGGCTGGCAGATCGATAACGAGCTCAACTGCGAAAACCACGAATGCTATAGCGAGCCATGCGCCGTCGCCTTTCGCGCATGGCTGAAGCAGAAGTACGGCACGCTCAATGCGCTCAATGAGCGCTGGGGCACGCGCGTCTGGAGCCAGTGGTATACCGACTGGCAGCAGATCAAGCTGCCGCGCCAGACCATGTCGTTTCACAACCCCGGCCTGATGCTCGACTTCAAGCGCTTCGGCTCGGATTCGGCGGACTCGTACAAGTCGCTGCAAGTCGCGCTCATCCGCCGCCAGCTGCCCCAGGCGTTCATCACCACCAACGGCGTCTTCAAGGGGATCGATTATTATCAGTTCGCCCGCGACCTCGACCTCTATTCGTATGACAGCTACCCGACCTTTTCCGATGTGCCGCAGTATGGCAACGGCGCGAGCTACACGGCGACGCGCGGCTTCAATGGCCGCTGGATGATCATGGAGCAGCAGACGGGGCCGGGCGGGCAGACTTACTTGCTGCGCAGCCCGCGACCGGGCGAGATGAACCTCTGGGCGTGGCAAGCCATCGCTCATGGCGCGGACGGCATGTTGCACTTCCGCTGGCGCACCGCCCGGCGCGGCGCTGAAGAGTACTGGTCGGGCGTGCTGGAGCACGATAACATCCCGCGCGCCCGCTACCAGGAGTTCAAGAAAGAAGGCGCAGAGATCAACAAAGTTGGCAAAGCGATTCTCGGCTCGCAGATCGTTTCCGACATCGCGGTCATCAAAGATTTCGAGGCCGAGTGGGTCTTCGACCATCAGTACTTCACCCACGAAGTGAACGTTGCGGCGTCGGTCGGCTGCTTCTTTCAAGCGGCGTCAGAGATGAAGTACAACATCGATTTCATCCCGCCGGCGGCGGACTTCAGCAAATACAAAATCATCTTCGGCCCGCAACTGGTGTTGATGGACGACGCGCTAGCCGCAAAGATCAAACGCTTTGTCGAACAGGGCGGCACCTTTGTGATGTCGGCGCACAGCGCCGTCAAAGACCGCGACAACGCGATGACCGAACGTATCGTGCCGATCCTGCTCGACGATCTGTTCGGCGTCGAGCGCGACGAGTTCAACTGTTACCAGCCGCCGTCACGCGGCAAGAACGATTTGAGCTTTGAAGACGGCGCAATGGTGCCGGTCAACGTCTTTGCCGACGTACTGCAACCGAAGAGCGCGCAGGTGATTGCCACCTGGAATCGCGATTACCTGAAAGGCCGGGTGGCGGCGACCGAAAAGCGCGTCGGTCGCGGCAAGGCGGTTTATTACGGCTCGTTCTTCAACACCGACGCGGCGCGTTACCTGCTGAAGCGTTACGCTGCCGAGCAGAACTTGCGGCCTCTGTTCACCGGCTTACCGAAAGAGGTCGAAGTCACACGCCGCACGAAAGACGGCGTGAGCTACACCTTCATCCTGAATCATGCGAGCGAGCCGGTGACGCTGAACATCGGCGCGGGATATTACGACCTGCTTGCAGACCGAGCGTCGCCCGCGACCGTGACGCTGAAGGCGTTCGAGTATAGAGTGTTAAGGAAGTGA
- a CDS encoding IPT/TIG domain-containing protein, whose protein sequence is MSDKPPDKDNNNATVTLPPSEESKKDVAPPEAQTDTTATAGQPPSATEKVTAEAPADAKIELAITPPPKPACPDPPCPKSPQWWQTYLLGLYLLIVFILLAYLLLKLWVKRDENHEIFLFWGQYHTYMQDEVRLLGIVMVAGALGSFFHAAKSYTAFVGSQRIYISWFWWYFLRPFSGMALAAIFYFVLRGGMLTGQVSSDQISVYGVAAMAGLAGLFSDQAALKLNEVFCNLFKTDDPRSDKLKGGDAATAGNRKPAITSITPPTVKSKTADADVTITGTSFVESSTVNLGGKKVDATFTSSTVLVAHLKDTDIPNPGSFDLIVNNPEPAGSSNAVKLTVTP, encoded by the coding sequence ATGAGTGATAAACCACCTGACAAGGACAACAATAACGCGACCGTCACACTGCCTCCCAGTGAGGAAAGCAAGAAGGATGTCGCCCCACCGGAAGCACAGACGGACACGACCGCGACGGCTGGCCAGCCTCCCTCTGCGACGGAGAAGGTCACCGCCGAAGCCCCGGCGGATGCGAAGATAGAACTCGCGATTACGCCTCCCCCCAAGCCCGCCTGCCCGGACCCGCCTTGCCCCAAATCCCCGCAGTGGTGGCAAACCTACCTCCTCGGCTTATACCTGCTGATCGTGTTCATCCTCCTCGCCTACCTGCTGTTGAAGCTCTGGGTCAAGCGGGATGAGAACCACGAGATATTTCTCTTCTGGGGGCAGTACCACACCTACATGCAAGACGAAGTGCGGCTGCTCGGCATCGTTATGGTGGCCGGGGCGCTGGGCAGTTTCTTCCATGCCGCCAAATCCTATACTGCCTTCGTCGGCAGCCAGCGCATCTACATCTCGTGGTTCTGGTGGTACTTTCTCCGGCCCTTCTCGGGCATGGCGCTGGCGGCGATTTTTTACTTCGTGCTGCGCGGCGGGATGCTGACCGGGCAAGTGTCCAGCGATCAGATTAGCGTCTACGGCGTAGCGGCTATGGCCGGCCTTGCAGGGTTATTCTCGGATCAAGCCGCCCTGAAGCTGAACGAAGTGTTTTGCAACCTCTTTAAGACGGATGACCCGCGCAGCGACAAACTGAAGGGCGGCGATGCCGCGACGGCTGGCAATCGCAAGCCCGCAATCACCTCGATCACCCCGCCGACGGTCAAAAGCAAAACGGCTGATGCCGACGTCACCATCACCGGCACCAGCTTCGTCGAGTCCTCCACCGTCAACTTAGGCGGCAAAAAGGTGGATGCGACCTTCACCAGCTCAACGGTGCTGGTCGCGCATCTTAAAGACACCGACATCCCTAACCCCGGCTCCTTCGACCTGATCGTCAACAATCCTGAGCCGGCTGGCTCATCCAATGCCGTGAAGCTGACGGTCACCCCATGA
- a CDS encoding ABC transporter permease — protein MKKELGIFILLIILCVVVAAINPRFLGGANLQNMARLVGIYGIFSIGIGMVIITGGIDLSVGSVFALLGVLLSQMLMEWHWPSALAVLAVILLAMLLGALHGFLITKINIQPFIVTLCGLLFYRGAARFIAHDETKGFGGEESGFETLRTLASGSLFGIPMPFILLLIISAIMWVILHRSIYGRYLYAVGRNEEAARYSGINSRRVIASAYILSGGLAGVSGVLIAFYTNSVSPSSHGNFYELYGIAAAVLGGCSLRGGEGSIIGILIGATLLQVLQNLVNLLGIPSSLNFAVMGAVILLGVVADQILKRRAARSRAVRA, from the coding sequence ATGAAAAAAGAGCTTGGCATCTTCATCCTGCTAATCATCCTGTGCGTCGTCGTGGCGGCCATCAACCCGCGCTTTCTGGGCGGCGCTAACCTGCAAAACATGGCGCGGCTGGTCGGCATCTATGGCATCTTCAGCATCGGCATCGGCATGGTGATTATCACCGGCGGCATCGATCTGTCGGTGGGCTCGGTCTTTGCGCTGTTAGGCGTCCTGCTCTCGCAGATGTTGATGGAATGGCACTGGCCGTCGGCGCTGGCCGTGCTGGCCGTGATCCTGCTTGCGATGTTGCTCGGCGCGCTGCACGGGTTCTTGATTACCAAAATCAACATCCAGCCCTTCATCGTGACGCTGTGCGGGCTGTTGTTTTATCGCGGCGCGGCGCGCTTTATCGCTCACGACGAAACCAAGGGCTTTGGCGGCGAGGAGAGCGGATTCGAGACCTTGCGCACGCTGGCGTCGGGCAGTCTCTTCGGCATCCCGATGCCGTTCATCTTGCTGCTCATCATCAGCGCCATTATGTGGGTGATCCTGCACCGCTCGATCTATGGCCGCTATTTGTATGCGGTCGGGCGCAACGAAGAAGCGGCGCGCTATTCGGGCATCAACTCGCGGCGGGTGATCGCCAGCGCCTACATTTTGTCGGGCGGGCTTGCGGGGGTGTCGGGCGTGCTGATTGCGTTTTATACGAACTCGGTGTCGCCGTCGTCGCACGGCAATTTTTATGAGCTGTATGGCATCGCGGCGGCAGTGCTGGGCGGTTGCAGCTTGCGCGGCGGCGAAGGCTCGATCATCGGCATCTTGATCGGCGCGACCTTGTTACAAGTCTTGCAAAACCTGGTGAACCTGCTCGGCATCCCCAGCTCGTTGAACTTTGCGGTGATGGGCGCAGTGATCCTGCTGGGCGTCGTCGCCGATCAAATCCTCAAGCGCCGCGCCGCCCGCAGCCGCGCCGTGCGCGCTTGA
- a CDS encoding toll/interleukin-1 receptor domain-containing protein, giving the protein MRRIFISYSNKDTAFVAQLERMFRQIDVTGFLDQSDMAAGAPISSQIREAIRSASAVLVLLSEDAVRSNWVPFEIGLAQSLGKPIIPVLLPTSELNKSILDLVKDYQVIDARNKPIPEIVKEIDSALELQEAR; this is encoded by the coding sequence ATGCGTAGAATTTTTATTTCATATAGTAACAAAGACACCGCATTTGTCGCTCAACTAGAGAGGATGTTCCGCCAGATCGACGTTACCGGGTTTCTGGACCAAAGCGACATGGCTGCCGGGGCGCCGATTTCCAGTCAGATACGTGAAGCCATCAGAAGCGCTAGTGCCGTACTTGTTCTTCTTTCAGAGGACGCTGTTAGAAGCAATTGGGTTCCTTTTGAAATAGGGTTAGCTCAATCTTTGGGAAAACCGATCATTCCAGTCCTTCTCCCGACATCTGAGCTTAACAAATCTATTCTGGATTTGGTCAAAGATTATCAGGTTATAGACGCTCGTAATAAGCCGATTCCAGAAATCGTCAAAGAAATCGATTCTGCTTTAGAACTGCAAGAGGCTCGGTAA